One Streptomyces sp. RPA4-2 genomic window carries:
- a CDS encoding Crp/Fnr family transcriptional regulator → MDDVLRRAPLFAALDDEQAAELRASMSEVTLARGDALFHEGDPGDRLYVVTEGKVKLHRTSPDGRENMLAVLGPGELIGELSLFDPGPRTATASALTEVKLLGLGHGDLQPWLNARPEVAAALLRAVARRLRKTNDQMSDLVFSDVPGRVARALLDLSRRFGVQSEEGIHVVHDLTQEELAQLVGASRETVNKALADFAGRGWLRLEARAVILLDVERLAKRSR, encoded by the coding sequence GTGGACGACGTTCTGCGGCGCGCCCCGCTCTTCGCGGCGCTCGATGATGAGCAGGCCGCGGAGCTCCGCGCCTCCATGAGTGAGGTGACGCTCGCACGCGGCGACGCTCTCTTCCACGAGGGCGACCCCGGAGACCGCCTCTACGTGGTCACCGAGGGCAAGGTGAAGCTCCATCGCACCTCCCCCGACGGCCGGGAGAACATGCTGGCCGTCCTCGGCCCCGGTGAGCTGATCGGCGAGCTCTCGCTGTTCGACCCGGGCCCGCGCACGGCGACCGCCAGCGCGCTGACGGAGGTCAAGCTGCTGGGCCTCGGCCACGGCGACCTCCAGCCCTGGCTGAACGCGCGGCCCGAGGTGGCCGCCGCCCTGCTGCGCGCCGTCGCCCGGCGCCTGCGCAAGACCAACGACCAGATGTCCGACCTGGTCTTCTCGGACGTGCCCGGCCGGGTGGCCCGCGCGCTCCTGGACCTCTCCCGCCGCTTCGGCGTGCAGTCGGAGGAAGGCATCCACGTCGTGCACGACCTGACGCAGGAGGAGCTGGCCCAACTGGTCGGCGCGTCCCGCGAGACGGTCAACAAGGCGCTCGCCGACTTCGCGGGCCGCGGCTGGCTGCGCCTGGAGGCCCGCGCGGTGATCCTGCTGGACGTGGAGCGCCTCGCGAAGCGTTCCCGCTGA
- a CDS encoding nucleotidyltransferase domain-containing protein — MNGRGLDDRGRIAREGSLGLVQEAFRPVVAAVRGRLPDVYGTRMTSAYLYGSIPRGTARVGRSDLDLFLVLREEPTEADRTDARALTEALDKEFPQIDGVGTLLVSRTRLLSDLERYDLGWFVACLCTPLLGEDQAAHLPRYRPDSLLARETNGDLALLLPRWRERIAGAGTEAARRRLVRFMSRHLVRTGFTLVMPRWNGWTSDLGEMAEAFGVYYPRRAAVLREAAVLGHEPTGDIAVLRSYVDDLGPWLAEEYARVHGVKAPRPD, encoded by the coding sequence GTGAACGGCAGAGGACTGGACGACCGCGGCCGCATCGCGCGCGAGGGCTCCCTGGGACTCGTCCAGGAGGCGTTCCGGCCCGTGGTGGCCGCGGTCCGGGGCCGACTGCCGGACGTCTACGGGACGCGGATGACGAGTGCGTACCTCTACGGGTCGATTCCGCGCGGCACCGCGCGCGTGGGCCGCTCCGACCTCGACCTGTTCCTCGTCCTGCGCGAGGAGCCCACCGAGGCGGACCGGACGGACGCCAGGGCGCTCACGGAAGCGCTCGACAAGGAGTTCCCGCAGATCGACGGCGTCGGGACGCTGCTGGTGAGCCGTACGCGCCTGCTGAGCGATCTGGAGAGGTACGACCTGGGCTGGTTCGTCGCCTGCCTCTGTACGCCCCTCCTGGGCGAGGACCAAGCCGCTCACCTGCCGCGCTACCGCCCCGACTCCCTCCTGGCCCGCGAGACCAACGGCGACCTCGCCCTGCTCCTGCCACGCTGGCGCGAGCGGATCGCGGGTGCCGGCACCGAGGCGGCCAGACGGCGGCTCGTGCGCTTCATGTCGCGCCATCTCGTACGCACCGGCTTCACCCTCGTCATGCCGCGCTGGAACGGCTGGACCAGCGACCTGGGGGAGATGGCCGAGGCGTTCGGCGTGTACTACCCGCGGCGGGCCGCCGTACTGCGGGAGGCGGCCGTCCTCGGCCACGAGCCGACGGGCGACATCGCCGTACTGCGCTCGTACGTCGACGATCTCGGACCCTGGCTGGCCGAGGAGTACGCGCGCGTGCACGGCGTCAAAGCCCCCCGGCCGGACTGA
- the nth gene encoding endonuclease III translates to MKPTAKKAAKKATATTKKATATAKKVTATTKKATSSKAAAKKTAAKETAVVKKAAAAKSVAKKTAAVKSVAKKAAPAKSVAKKTAAARAVAKKPLVAEPSTALVRRARRINRELAEVYPYAHPELDFENPFQLVVATVLSAQTTDLRVNQTTPALFAKYPTPEDLAAANPEEVEEILRPTGFFRAKTKSVIGLSRALAEEFGGQVPGRLEDLVKLPGVGRKTAFVVLGNAFGRPGITVDTHFQRLVRRWQWTAETEPDKIEAAVGALFPKSEWTMLSHHVIFHGRRICHARKPACGACPIAPLCPAYGEGETDPEKARKLLKYEKGGYPGQRLNPPQAYLDAGGIPAPPLGAG, encoded by the coding sequence GTGAAACCGACGGCGAAGAAGGCGGCCAAAAAGGCGACAGCCACGACGAAGAAGGCGACGGCAACGGCCAAGAAGGTGACGGCGACGACCAAGAAGGCCACGTCCTCGAAGGCCGCGGCGAAGAAGACCGCGGCGAAGGAGACGGCTGTCGTGAAGAAGGCGGCTGCCGCGAAGTCCGTGGCCAAGAAGACGGCTGCCGTGAAGTCCGTCGCCAAGAAGGCGGCTCCCGCCAAGTCCGTGGCCAAGAAGACGGCTGCCGCCAGAGCCGTCGCCAAGAAGCCTCTCGTCGCCGAGCCGTCCACCGCCCTCGTCCGCCGAGCCCGCCGTATCAACCGCGAACTCGCCGAGGTGTACCCGTACGCCCACCCGGAACTGGATTTCGAGAACCCCTTCCAACTGGTCGTCGCCACGGTCCTGTCGGCGCAGACGACCGACCTGCGGGTGAACCAGACGACCCCGGCGCTCTTCGCCAAGTACCCCACCCCCGAGGACCTCGCCGCCGCGAACCCCGAGGAGGTCGAGGAGATCCTGCGGCCGACGGGCTTCTTCCGTGCCAAGACCAAATCGGTGATAGGGCTCTCCAGGGCGTTGGCGGAGGAGTTCGGTGGCCAGGTCCCCGGCCGTCTCGAAGACCTCGTCAAACTCCCCGGTGTGGGTCGCAAAACGGCCTTCGTGGTGCTCGGGAACGCCTTCGGACGCCCCGGCATCACCGTGGACACCCATTTCCAGCGGCTCGTACGCCGCTGGCAGTGGACCGCCGAGACGGAGCCCGACAAGATCGAGGCCGCGGTCGGCGCGCTCTTCCCGAAGAGCGAGTGGACGATGCTCTCCCACCACGTGATCTTCCACGGCCGGCGTATCTGTCACGCCCGCAAGCCGGCGTGCGGAGCGTGCCCCATCGCCCCGCTCTGCCCGGCGTACGGGGAGGGCGAGACGGACCCGGAGAAGGCGCGCAAGCTCCTGAAGTACGAGAAGGGCGGCTATCCCGGTCAGCGCCTCAACCCGCCGCAGGCCTACCTCGACGCGGGCGGCATCCCGGCACCCCCGCTGGGCGCCGGATGA